The Dasypus novemcinctus isolate mDasNov1 chromosome 24, mDasNov1.1.hap2, whole genome shotgun sequence sequence AATGAGttgcctatatttaaaaattgaaaaagttaCAAAGATCTTGAAATCTGGCTTCTTTTGAAAGGTTAAAGGCCAGTAGGCTTGCATTCCAGGGCAATGACAACTGAATGGCAGCCACCCCGTTTAGGTGAAACATGTCCTTTTCAGTTCATCAGTTCCCAACCAACTCACTTCACTCATTTACCTGCCCAATCCCCATGAGCCTGTGATCTATGATCTAAAGAAATCCTCTATCCTTAAGGGAGGAACAATTAccttccttttacagatgaggaaaaggaggcacagggaagttACATAGCCTCCAAGTGGTGAAGCTGAGATTCAAACCTGGATGTCTTACTCCAAAGCCCATGTTCTTCCCACCACCTAGCCTTGCCACTCTGGGCGTGCTCCAGGGTAGTCATTCCCCACTTGGGGTCTCAGTGTCCTCCTCTGTCAAATGGGGGGGATGATTCCTGCCCTGAAGGACCCTGTGAAGATATCTAAGAGGGTAGACAGACAAGTATTTTGTAAATTCTAATGAGCCCTGTGTAGGAAGTCCTTGGcctggggaggaggtgggaacTCACCTTCTTGGGCAGGAAGTGGACCCCAACAGGGTACTTGTCTGGGTGGGTCCATAACTCAATCTGTGCCAGCACCTGGTTGGTGAAAGAGTTGCTCATCACGAAGCTAGGATGGCCCATGGCACAACCCAGGTTGACCAGCCTGCCCTCAGCCAGTAGGATGATGCGGCGACCATTCTTCAGCCAATAGCGGTCTACCTACAAATGGGCAGAAGAGCGGTGAGGCCTGCCAGGGAACTGCTCCCATCATCTACACCCTACCAACTTGCCTAGCATGCCTCCCTGCCCCCAACTGTGACCACAAGAGGCCGGAACTGCCCCAAACAACCTTTGGGCACACACAATCAACTGCCAAAATGGGAACGCCTTGGCCTCCCTCCCAGAGATTCTAATTTAATTGGTCTGGTATGATTCTGCCAAAGTTGAGAACCCCTGGCTTACTGGAAGAACAAGAAGTGACAATCACCAGCCTCAATTCCCCAATTCTCCATCTCCTCCAGCTGCCTTAACAGGCAGAATTAAGCTTTTCTCCCCCTCCACATCCCTTCACTTGTAATCCTTCACCCCTCAGTGCCTCCCACACATTTCCTCAAAAGCCTAGATTTCCAGGCTACTCCAAGAGGCCTATTATAGGTCTAAAGAGGTCTTTGATGCCCATCAAGCATTCACTCAGTCATTCACACATTCAATAACCATTCACGGACACGCATCAGAACCAGGCTCCTTTCAGGGATACGTTAACCTAGCCTCTACCCTCATGGTTCAAAAGGGGAGGCAAAGATTAAAGGGACATCCTCTAAAAGCctccctgcctcttcctccccacccATTGTTTTCATTTACCACACAGTACCAAGGTTGCTCTTTCTAAAACAGCAACCTTATCGTGTGCATCTCACCTGCCTAAAACCTTCAGGGACTTCTGCTGCCCTCAGGATAAAGTCCAACAATTCGAGCCTGGCTCTGATACCAGGCCCTCCTTCTCCTCACCCCACTGCCCAGCTTGCAAAAGTCTCATCTGCCCTCCAGGGTGTGCAGCCCAAGAGCATATCCCTCTTTGGCCCTCCATCTGCCCATTCGGCTGGCAGGGCTAGAGTTTCTCACCTGGGGCTTGATGTTCACCTTCTCCACAGCATGCTCATTGAGCCACTTGACATCAATCTCCACATCAAAGTGTCCGATGTTACACACTACGGCATCATCTTTCATCTGCTCAAAGTGCCTACGAGGAAGCCCAAGCCCATGGGTGACCAGCAAGAACAAAGAGCAGACCAATCCTGtcccctcccttgctccccaGGACCCCCACCTGGCACCTACCGGCCAAGGATGATGTCAATACAGCCTGTGGTGGTAACAAAGATATTGCCCTCCTGGCAGGCCTCATCCATGGTGGTCACCTCATAGCCTGTACAGAGATGGTGGCGGTGGTTACTGGAGGTGGCCTAGCTCCCCCTTTGGCCCCAATCGCTGGTAGCCAACCCTCACCCTATCATACCCTCCATGGCGGCCTGAAGCGCGTTGATGGGGTCAATCTCAGTGATGATGACACGGGCCCCAAAACCCCTGAGGGCCTGGGCACAGCCCTTGCCCACATCGCCATAACCGGCTACCACCGCCACTTTGCCTGCAATCATCACATCTGTGGCCCGCTTGATGCCATCTATGAGGGACTCCCGGCAGCCATAGAGGTTGTCAAACTTGCTCTGAAAGGAGAGGTCAAGAGGATAATGGGAACAGGCAAGGCCCTGGGGCCAGGTCCACTTGAGCCAAGGAGTCTTCCACAGGGCCCAGGAGCTGCAGATCCATTCTCAGCATCTCAGCCTAGTGGACCCTGGTCCGAGCCCCGACCTGTCCCTTCTGTGACTCTTCCCCAACAGTAATTCTCCCCTCAAGCTCCTCACCTTAATCAGCTACAAGACCTTTTCCCTAGCCTCTCTTCTGGGTCAAAGGCCTTCGGAGCAAGCCAGCCCTGTGGTCATTTTGTATGTCTTCCCCAACTACTTTCCCCCCTCAAATGAGGGTTTCATGTCCCCAgcctgcagccttcccaggagcctTTCTTCAGGGGCCTACTCCTGAGCTGTGCTGGGCTCACCTTGGTGACAGAGTCATTGACATTGATGGCAGGCACCTTCAGGATCCCGTTGGCCATCATCTTGTAGAGGTTGTGGACCCCAGTCGTGGTCTCTTCAGAGATACCTCGGATGCCTGATCAAGAGGGAAGGAGATGAAGCTCACTCAGGCTAGGAGGGGCTGCCTGAGGGAAGGGGAGGCCTCTGGGATGAGGCCTTGAGAGCCTTAGAGAGATCACATATGGACTCACCCAAATTGCTCTTTTTTTGCTGCTGAATACCACTCCGTCTCCTGGGTCCCCATCTCCGTGACACAGTCCACCCATCACCCAGACAGCATGAGGGCAGAGTCATCCCTGATATCCCCAATAGTGAATCAATCACTGGCCTTAACAATTCTACCATTCCCATGGCCAAAGCTCTATGGCTGCTTCCATCGTCTCTCACCTGGTCTACCTGCCACAATCCATCCTCCACACAgcagccttttctttttttcctagcaGCCATTTTTAACATGGAAATTTTTcagagaaatctttttaaaaactccaaTTACTTCCCCTTGTTCTTAGGATAAAGCCAAACTCTTTTCTCTATTAAGTCCTCACACAATCTGGCCTTCACTAAAGCTCCAACCTCATCCTGTAATACTCCCCTGCTCCCTTCATTCACAGCTGCCATGCTGGCCTCCTTTCAGTTTTCTCAAGAGAATCCTTTCCTGCCCCAGGACTTTTGTACTCGGCTCCCTTCCTGCTCCACTCCCTCACCCACCTCTCCTTCTACAAAGCTGGCTCCTTCTGAGCTGTTTGACCAGGCCCTGTCCTTGCCCTTGGGCT is a genomic window containing:
- the AHCY gene encoding adenosylhomocysteinase — its product is MSDKLPYKVADISLASWGRKALDIAENEMPGLMHMREMYSASKPLKGARIAGCLHMTVETAVLIETLVALGAEVQWSSCNIFSTQDHAAAAIAKAGIPVYAWKGETDEEYLWCIEQTLYFKDGPLNMILDDGGDLTNLIHTKYPQLLSGIRGISEETTTGVHNLYKMMANGILKVPAINVNDSVTKSKFDNLYGCRESLIDGIKRATDVMIAGKVAVVAGYGDVGKGCAQALRGFGARVIITEIDPINALQAAMEGYEVTTMDEACQEGNIFVTTTGCIDIILGRHFEQMKDDAVVCNIGHFDVEIDVKWLNEHAVEKVNIKPQVDRYWLKNGRRIILLAEGRLVNLGCAMGHPSFVMSNSFTNQVLAQIELWTHPDKYPVGVHFLPKKLDEAVAEAHLGKLNVKLTKLTEKQAQYLGMSRDGPFKPDHYRY